CGCTCCACGGCGGAGGCGGGGTAGGTTGGCTGCTCCCTCATGGTCTCCTCCTTTCTGGACGAGACCGCAGCCTACCCCATCTCCTGAGAAAGCGGACAGATCATTTGCTACAGGAGGCGGACATTTCACATGCTACCAACATTTTCCTTGCCTTTGCGTTGACAATGTATCCGTTGTGTGCTAAGGATCATGTCACTAGAGGGGGATACGCGAGCCCTGAGCCGACTGAACCGCTCGATGGACACTGACAAAGTATTAGTATTGAATAACTCCTTTGAACCCCTCCACGTCTGCACCGCGCGAAGAGCCATTATTCTGCTGTACACCGGAAAGGCCGAACGGATCGAGGACAGCCCGAGTATTATTCATTCCCCCTCGATTGCCATTATCATCCCCGCCGTTATCCGTCTCCATCGCTACGTGAGGCGGCCTGCCATTCCCGCGGTCTCTTTTAACAAGAAGAATATCCTGAAGCGGGATGCCTACACCTGTCAGTACTGTGGTCGAAATGGCGGCGAACGGATGACCATCGACCATGTGATCCCAAGATCGCTTGGCGGACGAACCATCTGGGAGAACGTGGTGAGCGCCTGCCGTGCGTGCAATGTGAAGAAGGGAAACAAGCCTCTTCACGAGGTCAGCATGAACCTGCTCCGCAAGCCTGCCAAGCCGGTCTCTGCCGTGTACCTCGGTATCATGTTCTATTCCCCGCACGGGATCACGTCCTGGAGTAAGTACCTCCCTCGCGGAGCAGGTGGGGACCTATCGGGTTTCCTTTCCTGACCACCTCACCCCATGCCAA
Above is a genomic segment from Candidatus Methylomirabilis tolerans containing:
- a CDS encoding HNH endonuclease; the protein is MDTDKVLVLNNSFEPLHVCTARRAIILLYTGKAERIEDSPSIIHSPSIAIIIPAVIRLHRYVRRPAIPAVSFNKKNILKRDAYTCQYCGRNGGERMTIDHVIPRSLGGRTIWENVVSACRACNVKKGNKPLHEVSMNLLRKPAKPVSAVYLGIMFYSPHGITSWSKYLPRGAGGDLSGFLS